In Candida dubliniensis CD36 chromosome 6, complete sequence, the following are encoded in one genomic region:
- the EBP1 gene encoding NADPH dehydrogenase, putative (Similar to S. cerevisiae OYE2;~In C. albicans: interacts with phenolic substrates, such as 17beta-estradiol; possible role in response to estrogen; induced by oxidative stress (via Cap1p), nitric oxide, benomyl; no human or murine homolog;~In S. cerevisiae: widely conserved NADPH oxidoreductase containing flavin mononucleotide (FMN), homologous to Oye3p with slight differences in ligand binding and catalytic properties; may be involved in sterol metabolism), whose protein sequence is MTIESANSFVVPSDTKQIDITPLGSTKLFQPIKVGNNVLPQRIAYVPTTRFRATKEHIPSDLQLQYYNARSQYPGTLIITEATFTSEQGGIDLHVPGIYNDAQAKSWKKINEAIHANKSFSSVQLWYLGRVANAKDLKDAGLPLIAPSTVYWNEESEKLAKEAGNELRALTEEEIDHIVEVEYPNAAKHALEAGFDYIEIHGAHGYLLDQFLNPASNKRTDKYGGSIENRARLLLRVVDKLIDIVGGNRLALRLSPWATFQGMEIEGEEIHSYILQQLQQRADKGQQLAYISIVEPRVTGIYDVSLKDQQGRSNEFAYKIWKGNFIRAGNYTYDAPEFKTLINDLDNDRTIIGFSRFFTSNPDLVEKLKLGKSLNYYNREEFYKYYNYGYNSYDESEKEVLGKPLV, encoded by the coding sequence ATGACTATTGAATCAGCTAATTCATTTGTTGTTCCATCAGATactaaacaaattgatattactCCATTAGgttcaacaaaattattCCAACCAATTAAAGTTGGTAATAATGTTTTACCTCAACGTATTGCTTATGTCCCTACCACGAGATTTAGAGCCACTAAGGAACATATCCCAAGTGATTTACAATTACAGTATTATAATGCTCGTTCTCAATACCCAGGGACATTAATTATTACTGAAGCAACTTTTACATCGGAACAAGGTGGTATTGATTTACATGTTCCAGGAATCTACAATGATGCCCAAGCTAAAAGTTGgaaaaaaatcaatgaagCAATTCATGCCAACAAAAGTTTTAGTTCAGTTCAATTATGGTATTTAGGAAGAGTTGCTAATGCtaaagatttgaaagatGCTGGATTACCTCTTATTGCACCTTCAACAGTTTATTGGAATGAAGaaagtgaaaaattggCTAAAGAAGCTGGTAATGAATTAAGAGCATtaactgaagaagaaattgatcatattgttgaagttgaatATCCTAATGCTGCTAAACATGCCCTTGAAGCTGgatttgattatattgaaatcCATGGTGCTCATGGTTATTTATTagatcaatttttaaaccCTGCTTCTAACAAGAGAACCGATAAATATGGTGGTAGTATTGAAAATCGTGCTCGATTATTATTAAGAGtggttgataaattgattgatataGTTGGTGGTAATAGATTGGCTTTACGTTTATCACCATGGGCTACTTTCCAAGGTATGGAAATTGAAGGGGAAGAAATCCATTCATATATTttacaacaattacaacaacGTGCTGATAAAGGTCAACAATTAGCTTATATTTCTATTGTTGAACCTCGTGTCACTGGTATTTATGATGTTTCTTTAAAAGATCAACAAGGTCGTAGTAATGAATTTGCCTATAAAATTTGGAAAGGTAATTTCATTCGTGCTGGTAATTATACTTATGATGCTCCAGAATTTAAGACTTTGATTAATGACTTAGATAATGATCGTACTATTATTGGATTTTCAAGATTTTTCACCTCAAATCCTGATTTAgtagaaaaattgaaattaggtaaatcattgaattattataatcGTGAAGAATTTTACAAGTATTATAATTATGGTTATAATTCTTATGATGAATCGGAAAAGGAAGTTCTTGGTAAACCATTGGTATAG